CTCGTTGTTGCCGCGTACCAGGCCACGGTCGGAGAGAACCGCATAATTCAGTCTCAGATTCACGGAACCAACCTCACTGTCGTCCGGCCGACCTTGATGTCGGAGCCCACGCCCACACGCTCGGGCTGGTCGATGCGCCCGCCGTCGACGAAGGTGCCGTTGCGGGAATCCAGGTCCTCCACGAACCAGTCGGAACCGCGCCGGAACAGCCGGGCATGGCGTCCCGAGGCGAAATCATCGCCCAACTGGAAGTCGCATTCCGGGGAACGTCCCATGACCACCTCCTCCAGTGAGCCCACGGACATGTGCGATCCCTTCAGCGGGCCGTCCACTACGGTCAGCTGCTTCGCTGCTTCTCGACGCCCCGGGACCACCGCCGCGCGCCGCGCAGCCGCCGGAGCGCTCGTCTGCACACCGGCGGCGAGCCGGACGTCCTTGTACATGGCGCGAACCGCCATGAAGACGAAGAACCACAGGAGCAGCAGCAGGCCGATCCTGAAGATCTGCAGGACAATCGAATCCACTGCTACCTCCTTGACGTGGCTCGGGACGGATCAACGATCCGGACCTCGATATGGGAATGGCCCATCGTAATGACGTCACCGTCAGCCAACAGCCAGTTGTCCACCGGGGTGTCGTTCACGGTCGTGCCGTTCGTCGACTGCAGGTCCACCAGCACGGCGTCCTGCCCGTCCCAGGTGACCTCTGCGTGCTGCCGGGACACACCCGTGTCCGGCAGGCGGAAATCGGCGTCGTTCGACCGGCCGATGATGTTCGAACCCTCCCGCACCAGGAAAGTTCGGCTTGAACCGTCCTGCAGCAGAAGGGTGACCACCGGCTGTGTCGGAAGCTCGGTCACTTCGGTGGGTGCATCCTGCTCGGTCATGATTTCCTCCTGGGGTTCAGGCTGGTCAGTACTGATGGCGTCGAAGCCACTGTCACCCGACGGGGCGTCATCCCGGAAGGAGGACACCCGCAGCTGGCCGGTGCGCAGACCGGACTCCTCCGCGATGCGGACAACCACCGGACCGCTCACATGCCATCCGCGGTTGCGGCAGTAGCGCGACATCTGATCGGCGAACGCCGTGGGCAGATCCGAATTCATCTGTGAGAGGTTCTCCAGATCCTTCGACGACACACCCACCATGAAGACATTGGGGGCGATGACCACACCGTCATCAACGACGAGGTTGTCCTCCGCCTCCTGCTTCAGCAACTCCTCGATCTCCGCGGGAACAACTTTCCCGCCGAAGATCCGGGCGAAGCCGTTGTCGAGACCGCGCTGCAGAGCGCTGTCGAGTTTGGCGAAACGAGCCATTACAGACATGACGCGCGGCCTCCTTTCTGAAGGGCTTCCCATCGGACTGTCAACCAGCAAATGGCGCGGAGGAATCCTCCCGCGCGCATGATCCACATCATTATAGGGTCCGAGTGGGTGGGAATCGTAGATGAAGAAACCGGGCAGGCGGGCCGAGTCGGCCGTGCCCGGCGTTTTTCCGGAGGTTGGATTTATATTGTGGCCTGCAGATTTGGTCTTTGAATGTGACCCCTGTTATCTTGATTAAGTCCGCACAGCAGGACGGTTCAGGCCGAAAAGCTGTCGCATCACCCGCCCGGGTGGCGGAATGGCAGACGCGCTGGCTTCAGGTGCCAGTGTCCGCAAGGGCGTGGGGGTTCAAGTCCCCCCCCGGGCACAAATTAAATGTAGCGGGTCACACTTTAAGTGTGGCCCGCTACTTTTTTGCGTTCCGAGGTCACGCTGGAGGGGTGGGGCGATGGCAGGCGGCTGCCCTGGCTGAGGCCGGCAACCCGTTCTGATCTCTGGACCACACGATCACACTCCTATTCCGGATCGTTCGCTCTGAGAGATGGGTGGGGACTGGAAGAAGTTCACGGCACGATGGGGGTAGGTGGTTTCCTGAAGTAATTTCTTTTGGGATCACGCCTGTAAGGTGCTCGGACATGATCCACATCACAAGAGGTGACGTATGAGTGAACCGTTGAGCACTCCCAGAGGAATGGAAAGGCCCACTGAAACCCAACGGGCCAAAGACCCCATGGACTCCAGCGCCGATCGAAATTGGTGGCTGATCCTCGCAGGTCCTGTGATTGCCGTGATACTGACACTGCTGCTCCCGGAGAGCCTTGCCTTTCAGGGGCGTGCTGTCGCAGGTATCGCGATCTGGATGGCGCTGTGGTGGATGACCGAAGCGGTGCCCATCCCGGTGACGTCACTGCTCCCGCTCGTTCTCTTCCCCCTCGTCGGCGCAGGAACCATGGCGGAGGTCGCCAGCCCCTACGCCAACTCGGTCGTCTTCCTCGTCATGGGCGGCGTGATCCTCGGCCTGGCGACCGAAAAGTCCAACCTGCATCTGCGGGTGGCATTGCTGACCATCAAGGCGGTGGGTACGAAGCCGGCTCAGATCGTGCTTGGACTGATGATCGCATCAGCTTTCATTTCCGCGTGGGTGTCGAACACCGCGACCGCCGTGATCATGGTCCCGATCGCGTCGTCCATCATCCAGTTGGTGAGGAAGGTGGACAGCCGTGCAGCCGGCAAGAAATTCTCCGCCGCCATGCTGCTGGGCGTCGCTTACGGTGTGACCATCGGTTCCACGGCCACGGTCATCGGCCAGCCGCCGATGGCCCTGATGAAGGCCTACCTGCTGGAATCGCAGAACTTCGACATGGGCTTCGGGCAGTGGATGCTCGTCGGCGTGCCATGGGCTGTGATCATGGTGGCAGTGGCCTGGTTGGTGCTGACCAAGCTTGTTTTCCGTCCCGAGGTCAACGAGATTCCAGGTGGAAAGGAAATGATCCGGGAGGAATATCGGAACCTCGGAGCAATGAGCACGGCAGAAAAGCGGGTTGGGCTGGTTTTTCTCGCGGCCATTTTCTTCTGGGTGGCGGTGCCTTTCATTGCCACGATTCCAGTAGTTGAGGAGTATCTGCCGTTCTTGGGGTCCATCTCGGATACCCAGGTCGCCGTCGCCGCCGCTGTGGCTTGTTTCATCGTGCCCGCTGAAAAACGCCGCATCAATCAGAAGAGTCCCGCCCTGCTCAGCTGGTCCACCTCCCGAGAGGTCCCCTGGGGACTGTTGCTGCTCTTCGGGGGCGGTCTGTCGCTGTCTGCGATGTTCACTGCCACCGGACTCTCGGAGTGGGTGGGTTCCCAGGTTTCCGGGATGGCCGATCTGCCCAACTGGGTCATCGTCCTCGTGGTGATTATCGTCGGTCTGGCGCTGACCGAATTGACGTCCAATACCGCGACGGCCGCTGCTTTCTTCCCGATCTTCGGGGCCGTGGCCGTGGGTGTGGGCATGGATCCACTGATCATGACCATCGCCGTCACTCTGGCTGTCTGTTCTGCCTTCATGCTCCCGGTCGCGACTCCTTCCAATGCGGTGGCTTTCGGGTCCGGTGAAATTACCATCAAGCAGATGGTGAAGGCAGGCGTCTGGTTGAATGCCATCTCCCTGGTGCTGATCATGATCGTCCTGTACACCCTGGTTCCGTTGGTGTTCGGCGTCAGCCTCTGAATCCAGGCCTGAGAGCTCCTCAGGCGCCTTGCAGCTGCCGGGGACGTCGTCGCCACACGCCTCGGCGGCTCGGATCGTTGTGGGGATCCAGGGGGAAAGTCGGTTTGTAGCCCGACTGCTCACCCCTTCTTATTTGAGACGGAAAGTAATGGGGGTGGACCCGTGGGGGAGGAAGTTCGACATATTCACAGCCGCTAATTAGTTTAGCTATGTGAAACCAATGAGCTTTCGCCGAGGGAATGGCGGGGCCGGGCCCCACGCAGGAGAATCAGATGACAACATCCCTTTACGGTGGCAACCAGGACAGTGTTCCCGTGTGGGGTGAACCTGCGGCAGCGGTCGAACGGAGATTCAGCGAGGAGCCGGGTGAGTGGATCGCGGATGCCAGATGTCGGCAGGGCGATCCCGATGCGCTTTTCGTGCGCGGCGGACAACAGCGCGAGGCGGTCGCGATCTGCCGACCCTGCCCGGTCCTGCATAAGTGCCGGGCCGAGGCGCTGGACAACCGCGAGGAATTCGGCGTCTGGGGTGGCCTGACTGAGCGTCAACGACGCGCTCTCCTGCGACAGAATCCTCAGGTGGACAATTGGGCCGACTATCTCGCGGCGGGTGGCGAGCTGCACGGTATCTGAGTTCCCCTACCGCGCCCCCTGGGTGCCC
This sequence is a window from Corynebacterium comes. Protein-coding genes within it:
- a CDS encoding SLC13 family permease, giving the protein MSEPLSTPRGMERPTETQRAKDPMDSSADRNWWLILAGPVIAVILTLLLPESLAFQGRAVAGIAIWMALWWMTEAVPIPVTSLLPLVLFPLVGAGTMAEVASPYANSVVFLVMGGVILGLATEKSNLHLRVALLTIKAVGTKPAQIVLGLMIASAFISAWVSNTATAVIMVPIASSIIQLVRKVDSRAAGKKFSAAMLLGVAYGVTIGSTATVIGQPPMALMKAYLLESQNFDMGFGQWMLVGVPWAVIMVAVAWLVLTKLVFRPEVNEIPGGKEMIREEYRNLGAMSTAEKRVGLVFLAAIFFWVAVPFIATIPVVEEYLPFLGSISDTQVAVAAAVACFIVPAEKRRINQKSPALLSWSTSREVPWGLLLLFGGGLSLSAMFTATGLSEWVGSQVSGMADLPNWVIVLVVIIVGLALTELTSNTATAAAFFPIFGAVAVGVGMDPLIMTIAVTLAVCSAFMLPVATPSNAVAFGSGEITIKQMVKAGVWLNAISLVLIMIVLYTLVPLVFGVSL
- a CDS encoding FHA domain-containing protein FhaB/FipA — encoded protein: MDSIVLQIFRIGLLLLLWFFVFMAVRAMYKDVRLAAGVQTSAPAAARRAAVVPGRREAAKQLTVVDGPLKGSHMSVGSLEEVVMGRSPECDFQLGDDFASGRHARLFRRGSDWFVEDLDSRNGTFVDGGRIDQPERVGVGSDIKVGRTTVRLVP
- a CDS encoding DUF3662 and FHA domain-containing protein yields the protein MSVMARFAKLDSALQRGLDNGFARIFGGKVVPAEIEELLKQEAEDNLVVDDGVVIAPNVFMVGVSSKDLENLSQMNSDLPTAFADQMSRYCRNRGWHVSGPVVVRIAEESGLRTGQLRVSSFRDDAPSGDSGFDAISTDQPEPQEEIMTEQDAPTEVTELPTQPVVTLLLQDGSSRTFLVREGSNIIGRSNDADFRLPDTGVSRQHAEVTWDGQDAVLVDLQSTNGTTVNDTPVDNWLLADGDVITMGHSHIEVRIVDPSRATSRR
- a CDS encoding WhiB family transcriptional regulator, with the protein product MTTSLYGGNQDSVPVWGEPAAAVERRFSEEPGEWIADARCRQGDPDALFVRGGQQREAVAICRPCPVLHKCRAEALDNREEFGVWGGLTERQRRALLRQNPQVDNWADYLAAGGELHGI